CCCGGCCACGATCCCTCCACAGCCGCTCAACCCGGATGAACTCGATCGGCTGCCGCTTGCCGTGGTCGGCCAGGACCTCCCGCACTCCCCCGCCGATCCCAACCCCGCCGGCGACCCCGGCACCGACGTACTGCACCCGACCGCCGACACCGCGGTGTACGACGCACCCGGTGGGCAGCCCTTCGCGCGCCTACCGGTCCGGCAGGTGTTCACCCGGACCTGGGTGCCGATCATCGAACGCCATCCCGGCTGGGTGCGTGTGCTACTGCCCACCCGCCCACTCGACGGTGGCATCGCCCCCACCGGCTGGATCCACCTCAACGACACGCTGCGCCTATCCCGGACCGGCCACCGAATCGACATCGACCACGCCTCGGGCAGCGTGACAGTGTCCGCCCAGCTCGGCCGCATCGCGATCGGCGGCACACCACCGACCGCCCACACACCCGCGGGGAGTCAAGCACGCACGTTCGTCGCGGTCACGGCCCGCACCACGGGAACCGGCTGGCTCGCCCGTATCTGGCTTCCCTTGGTCATCACCGGCGACCGCATCTGCACCAGCCTGCTCGGCGCCACCAGCGTGCCCGGCCTGCCGCCGAACTCACCGCTGGGCCAGCTCGACAGCCAGCACTGCATCACCACCCCCGGGGAGCTACGCCACGCCCTGGCCGAGGTCCCTGCGGGCACGATCGTCCTGCAACGCTGACACGCCCTCACAGGCACCGCGGCACTCAGCGGGCGCGCACGACCTCCGCCCGAGCCCGCCATGCCCGACCTTGGGTGGCCCGCACCGCTGGTGCGGGCCACCCAAGCGACGAGCTGCACCGGCACAATTTTCCAAGACGACGGCAAACACCCCGAAACCAACCGCCGGGATGACAGGCCACAGCACCGCAGCCCACACTGCGAGCAGAACATCGGTGACAGCGACAAGCGTGAAGACAACGGTCAACGTCTGCAACCGCGCCGATACGCCGTACGGCAGGAGGTCCTCGTCGTCCATGCATCGGCTACTGATCTTTGCGTTTCGGGGTGATGGTGGGTCTTGCCTGCGGGTGTATGCCGGTGGCATGCGCTATCCCGATGGTGGTGGTCTGACCGCGAAGCAGCGGGCCCGGCGTGAGCAGGTCCGGTTCGAGGCCGCCGAGCTGTTCGCCCAGGACATCGGCCCGCCGCAGGTCGCGAGGCTGTTACGGGTCTCGCGCAAGTCCGCCTATGCCTGGCACGCCCGCTGGCGGGCCGGCGGGGTGGAGGCGCTGTGCTCGAAAGGGCTGTGCGGGCGGCGGTCGCGGATGCGGCCGCAGTGGCGGGACTGGCCGGCCGCCGAGCTGGACAAGGGCCCGGCGGCGCACGGCTGGGA
This portion of the Saccharothrix syringae genome encodes:
- a CDS encoding winged helix-turn-helix domain-containing protein; the encoded protein is MRYPDGGGLTAKQRARREQVRFEAAELFAQDIGPPQVARLLRVSRKSAYAWHARWRAGGVEALCSKGLCGRRSRMRPQWRDWPAAELDKGPAAHGWDEERGWTLARVALVIARRFHVRFSPAQTWRILRQMGFTPQLPAHRSAERDEHRVATWTRTTWPEVGKE